CCATCTtaggaaatttaattttttatggaatCAAACAAAACCAATATCAATCGAAACCAAACTTTAAATTCACTATTAATGAGAATGAAGAAAATCGTGCAAACATAAATCTAAAgcattctgaaaaaaaaaaaaaaatagagcttaatttctttttttgattaattttcgTACAGGTTTTGCATGAGTTCTTATCAATGATCAAAAAACAAGTTTACAATCTTTTACTACCCTAATTCTTCACTTAATGTATGCAACTAATATTCATTATTGAGTAAATTAAGCAATTGCTTGACCAACACACGTTAACATGGCCTGCTGAAATAATAAAGACAATTTCGTGATCGAATAACATGTCAAGAAATTCCAGTCGCGTCTTTTATTGATGATGAGAATTTGAGGTCACAGATATTTTAACAaccttaaattaacaaaaatatacaTCATCTACGAAAAGGACAAAGGCAAATGCAGCTTCGGAAACACATGAATATCAAGAACATTGACAAAACTTCTCCGAACACGACACGACAAGTGCAACTTCGGACCCGCACAAACACTCCACACACAAACACACCCCCGAAGCCCTTGGATTTTTCAGATCCGTACTACCGAGTCCTTGAAATTGCCACTTTTTCTCCAGGCGCTCTTGGATccacagagagggagagatggagatTTTCGGGATCGATTTCAGCTGCGCTTTCGGATCTCTTCGCGATGGGAAGATCCCAGAAAAAGACTGTCTCCTCCCGCTGCTGTCCAAGCTCCTCGGCTATGCCATCGTTGCTGCTTCCACCACCGTCAAACTGCCtcaggtttttcttcttcttgatgccGATACCATAACCCTTTCCTGTACCATGGCCAATTGGTATTCCCCTGCTACTCGCGGAGTGCCTGAGAGACAGAGCCCAATTCTTGATTTCTTCTCTTAGAAAAGAATGCGAGAttttctttacccaaaaaaaaaaaaaaaaagaatacgaGATTTTGATGCAAGGCTTGACCCGTTTCTGCGAATTTGGATAGCTCGTGTAATCGGGTTCGAATTGTTCGTGTCGGAAAGTAAATTTAGAGGTTGATTTGGGGGTAAAGTTTGCATCTTCCCGCAGGAGACGCTACTTAAAGAACAAGATGCTGCAGGGTCTTCAATTGTATTCATATCGTTGGCTGATTCTGTGGTTTTGGGCGTATATTCTTGTAGATAATGAAGATTTTGAAGCATAACAGTATTAGGGGTCTTAGTATGGTGGCTTTTGAGCTTGAAGTAGTGGGTTACACTATTGCTCTGGCATACTGTCTACACAAAGGGCTCCCCTTTTCGGCTTATGGTGAATTGGCGTTTCTTCTTATCCAAGGTTTGTCTTAATCTGCATTCATGTATAGGCGATGTTGGAAATATCTGTGTTGTAATGTGGTGCTTCCCATGGGTCAAACACAGTTTATTAAACTCTGGAACTTAAAAAGTGTAACGCATTTGCACTTCATGTACAAGCATCAATTGACTGGGCTGGGGGATAGTGGAACCAGAGGGGAACCAAAGCAGAtggtatttatttttattttttttacatggACCAATTGTGCTAATCTAATGTAGTTGGGATAAGGGAAAAGGATAGGGAAAAAGCAATCTGTCTGAGCAAATTTTAAGAAGTGACAGCTTGTGTGAGCTCTTCCTTATGGTTATTGTTACAAAGTTAAGACATCTAAAAATTCCCAAAAGACACATTCATCTAGTCACATCAACTTATCATTATTGGAAGCATGTGCATCTTTTACCAAATAGCAACAGCTGTATGATTATGAAAATTCCATCACTGGAAACTATATCTTGCTACTAACCTATTAGATGTAAGCCATAGGGCTATATTTTCCTCCATTCTTGATTGGAGGAAATATCCTCCAACCATGTCTTTGATTAGTTGATTACGAGACATGACATGCATGCAAAATTCAGTATGGGCGATACCCTTAGTTGTAACCCCCTAATCAAAAGCATGGTTGGAGAAATTTTCTGCCTCTAACCAGAGACGGAAGAAAATGTGGCCCTTTGATGAAAATGGTGATGGTAAGTGACCAGCACCTTTTGTGAAATCAAACTTTgaggaatctctctctctctctctctctctctctctctctctgtaaatAGACTCCGTGAAGATTCTGTTAATTGAACaatggcttcttttctttttctttatttagtgACAATTTCTGTATATTTCCAGCATACCATGTAAtgcacttgaatttttttgcaGTGGCCATAGTCGATATTGAATTACGCCTTCATTTGAATCTCCTTAGAATTATGATGTTGCAAGTTCTGGTATCCAAGAACAACACCGACTTGAGCTAAGTTTGAGCAGTGTCTTGGCCATGAACCCAAGAGAGAGATATTTAGGTTTTAAGGATTTTAAAAATTCTAGGAGATCTATTTCTGTATGAAACAGAAAAAACCTTTCCTTAGGATTGTGATCATGGATGTATCTAGCGAATGAGTCTAGGCACCATCAGAGTATATTATTCAATCAGTATGTTTGTCAAACTACAAATGGCGTTGGCATATCTTTTTGCATCTTATGTTTTAGATAAGTGCATGTACTTCTATGTTttattctattccaagaaactcTATCCTACAGGATCTAATTCTCTTGCTTGGCTGCTTTCCAGCTATAATTTTAGTTGCTATCATGTATTACTTCTCGCAACCAATGGGAATCAAGATGTGGATCAGGCCTCTAATGTATCCTTCTTCTGTTTTTGCTGGTTCACCTTTAGTTTGTCTTATAATTTAGAGTCTATATGATAGTCTGAGCTGCTCTCCTTAACTGGGTTTCTCAGATACTGTGCAGTAGCACCGACCATTTTAGCTGGTCAAATTGATCCTGTTCTTTTTGAAGCATTATATGTGAGTACCCTGTAACAAGTGTCTTTCTTCTCCAAGTACCATCCTGTGCCTTTAGAAGCTTTCTTAAAATTGAGATTCTGTCTTGCAGGCATCTCAGCATGCAATATTTTTCTTCGCAAGAGTTCCACAGATATGGGAAAACTTCCAAGTAAGTGGAGGCCAAAAAACTTTCATGCAAGAAATTGCAGTGCATTCACTGTTATAATACTAAGTTGTCTAGTTATAGTAGGTACTCCCAAAGCTATCTCAGAACCTAAGTGTCCCATATGATTTTGATAGAAATTATTGGAGGAGAGGAATTgtacttttatattttatgatatGGTCCTTATCCTACttaatttttatgtaaactttAAAAGAACAATACTTGAACTTGCCAGTTGTGGATAGAGAAGGTCGTGGTACCTTAGGATTTGCACATATTGGTTCTTTGAGAATTGGGAATTAGTTCATGTCCGCCTGGTATAAGATCATGGATATATGGTGTTGCTTTATTAGGTCTGCGAATGTTGCAAGACTTGCTTCTGGCTTGTTTTGCTCATGCCGCACCACTGGATGTGCTCCTCGTTGGCAACTCTTTTAACTTCTATCTTATGCATGTGCATTCGAATGCATTATATTCCATACCTTGCAAGAAGTTTGAAAATCCTTTCAAGGGCATCGGAGTTTATAAGCAATCTATCTCCCTTTCCAATTTGAATTCTATTTGGCATCGTTGGTCAATCACTTTATGTGTGTCTTTAGTTGCCTCTGTCATGAAAACGATTGCAATCTCTTGTTGCAGAACAAAAGCACAGGGGAACTCAGCTTCTTGACATCATTGATGAATTCTGCTGGTTCCATGGGTGAGTCAAATTGCCTTTCAGTAACCAAGTTGGCATTTCAAGGATGACTTATGCGATTGGTTTACGTATTTTGGTTCGATATCTTTTGCAGTTAGAGTTTTCACGAGCATCCAGGAAAAAGCACCTACAAGTGGTATCCTTAACTGTTTCTTCCTACATACCCCGCGTTGAGAGCGCCTACCATTGAAAACTAGTTATTTTTGTGCGCGTTGCATGGACTTGTACTCGATACTTATGTCATTTAATATTGATTAGAGACCATCAGTAAATCAAAGaatcaaaaataaatgagtAGTTATTCTATTTTGACTTCTTGAAAACCCAAGAAATTATTAtaggaaaagaaatttattaaattatgttGTAATTCCATTAATACTGAAAccattggccaaaaaaaaaaaaatagaaaaatcaatgttCAAGATGTTTCCAGTAAACACTGCATCTCCTATTTGCTGTGCTGCTGTATATGCATAGTTTATATgttgaatcttgaaattgatTGTGGAATAGCCACGCTTTCTTATTCCCTTTCCTCTTACTTTGTTTGCCAGCAAATAAAAGCaattttgacttcttttttataattgttaTCATTTCTTCTGTGATGTGAGTTGTTCTTGAAGGTCTCCTGTCTCCACAAGAATTTTGTTTTGAACTTGCAATCGTTCTTTCCATATTTACTAGTTGAGCGACAAACCAACCATTGGTTCAGACCATTTGTACCTCTATTTTCAAGATGGAAGCTTAGGCACTGTAGATTGACTGTTTCCTTAGATTCTTTCCCTCTATAATAGGAGCCCTTCATACCACTTGTTCAATTATGAAGCATTTGGTGTCCTTAACCAGTTTTTCAGTTGTTTTGGGCTCAGTCATTGGTATTGTGACGAATGGAACAATCTTGAGTCAGATCATTTTGTACAGCAAGCCACAAGcagcaaaagagaagaaaatgaagtagAGAGATTTTTGTATGCTGCCTTCCTGGTGCCGCGGGCGATGTATTTGCAAAGGAAGTGtgctttcttgaagatttctttcttttcttcatcttcgttatttcgaattataatttaattagatGCTCAACAGGTGAAGTAACTGGATGAAATGTGATGCAGATGCATATGCGACACCATCTATAAGTCTCTTGCTAGGAACTTTTGTTTTGCAGTCTGAGTGGTAGGAATATCTGGAAAGCACTCTCTGAGTGTTCTCCGGCAAAAATCTGACATACCATGATACTACACATGTGTGTGCACCTTAGATAATGCAATTCCCATCTCATAATTTTAATCACATGCTAATACAATATCCATCATCTTTTGTATCATGTAGCTGCTGTTGAGGCAATAGTGATTGCTCAGTGGTATGGTAACGTGCAAGTCCGAAACCTTATGAAGTTTGTTCTGCTCTTTATCTTtgctgcttttcttttcctagtGTGCCTTTGAAACTTGCTAAAGAATCATGATAGCCAGATCCTTCTTTACGGTCACCTGATGGATCTCTTTCCATGCAAACGGAATTTTTTGGCTCCAGCAGCTTAAATGAACGGGGATATGGAGAAATCAAATTCCCATGTTTGTGCTTACAAACCAGCGTTTCTAGGGAATTGTTGTGCTAAATCATTTAACTGCCTTTTTATTTATAGGTAGAAATGCTATTTTGGTTGATTTGCCTGCTTGAATTTGAACGCGGGAACTTCTATGTTCTGTGTCATCACTTGTTAGTGGAGATGCCGAGGTTTCTTCGAATGAAAAGATGCCGTCGAGGGTTCTGGAGTTTTCAGTGATATGATACTGATGCTAATAACCAGTTGAGCGAGGTCATTACTGTTATTTCCGAGTTTCTAAAGTCCTGAGTCAGAATATTTTTATACAAGGTAGTGGTGGCTGGAGAGTTGGTCGCTCGGAATGGTTAATTTCTGTCACTTGTATTTGGTAGTAGCTTGTTCTGTGTACTGGTTGTGTAGAACTTGACCAAAATAAAAGGGCAGGCGCTTTGACATTTTCTGATGTTCCGGAAAACTAATTCAAAAACTAGATCTTAATTAGGGTgcgtttattttacaaaaaactcaaaattttggattttttcaagaattaatCACtaatatcatttataaaaatgaattaataaaaactattttgtaTCCCTCATGAAAATAGTTAAACATAAATTGTGCTGGATAATGAAACTATGTTGCACTAACTAATCCTTTTACGTAAGataatcaatcatttttcaaaaaatgatttttgaattttgaattttcaacgAAATGAATGCACCGTTATATCAAAGTCGCTTTTCATTAATGAATGTGGGTCAAGATATTCCATCAATTGCCCTTGGCTTGAAAATTGACTAGACGAAAGAGCAGGTCATTTAATCTGCACATCAACCACGTTTGAACCCACCAGTCTCATTGCTCTCTCATGCAACAACAGAAGTCGAGAACCCACATCCTCATGACTAAAGCCATGTCACGAGCAATTCACGTCACATGATTTCCACCTTTAAAGTTCAAGGCAAATGACCAGTGCAGGTGGTGCAAAATCTTTATGTGCTTTTCCATGCTTCTCTACACGGGATGCGACCTGGCTGGGGCCAGCCTAATTTGGGTCGAGATATTCCTTCAATGGCCCTAGGTTAAGATTGACAAGACAGGAGCAGGTCCTTTAACTTGCGCGAGCCTGACATCTGAACTCACAAATCTCATTTCTATCTTTAACAACACTAGAAGTCTATAACCCATGTCTTCGTGACTAAGTCATGTTATGAACTTATCATCACATGATATCCGCCTTTAAAGTAAATGACTTTTGAGGGTGCTGCATAACCTTCATGTGCTTTTCCGTGCTTTTCTACACGGAATGACCTGGTTGAGGCCAGCCAATGCGACTTTCGAGCTAAAGCCACCATTTTCAATTACTAATATAGCATTGGAGAAAAGACCCAAAAAGCACTCCCGAACACATGTAAAACGGGGACCCTGAGCCATCgaccactttttctttcaatttttttttttttttttttttgggggaggggaggggggtgTCGAAAGCCATCGACCACTTACACATGCACAAGCCCTATTAGTTTACCAAAGTTCCAAGTCATTTATTTACAATTTCACATTGCGAAAAGAGATCGGAAACAAAACCATCTCACGAACTTGGAATAAATTACAGCTAGAATTCTCCCCAAAG
The window above is part of the Eucalyptus grandis isolate ANBG69807.140 chromosome 6, ASM1654582v1, whole genome shotgun sequence genome. Proteins encoded here:
- the LOC104447865 gene encoding mannose-P-dolichol utilization defect 1 protein homolog 2, whose protein sequence is MEIFGIDFSCAFGSLRDGKIPEKDCLLPLLSKLLGYAIVAASTTVKLPQIMKILKHNSIRGLSMVAFELEVVGYTIALAYCLHKGLPFSAYGELAFLLIQAIILVAIMYYFSQPMGIKMWIRPLIYCAVAPTILAGQIDPVLFEALYASQHAIFFFARVPQIWENFQNKSTGELSFLTSLMNSAGSMVRVFTSIQEKAPTSVVLGSVIGIVTNGTILSQIILYSKPQAAKEKKMK